Part of the Carnobacterium pleistocenium FTR1 genome is shown below.
TTACAAGGATTGGTTCCATATCAATCAATTTCCGGTTCAATCACTCGCTGACTTATCGATCGAAGAATTGGAAAATGTGAGCGAATTAAACTATGATACATTTGCTTTTACAGGTCATATGCCAAAATTAAAGACTAGCAATCCTGAGGTTCAAGAATTCTTATTAGGTATTACGGCCTATTGGATCAAGGAATTTGACATTGATGCTTGGCGTTTAGATGTCGCAAATGAAGTGGATCATCATTTTTGGAAAAAATTCTATCAAACTTCTGTCGCTTTAAAAGAAGATTTTTATATTCTAGGGGAGATTTGGCATTCTTCGCAAAGTTGGCTACAAGGAGATGAATTCCACGCTGTTATGAATTATGCGTATACGGAAACGATTCAAAATTTCTTTATGAAGGAAACTATTTCAGCAAATAAAATGGTTGCTGGGCTAAATGAACAATTGATGCTCTACCGCAAACAGACAAATGAGGTCATGTTCAATATGCTAGATTCTCACGATACTGCTCGTTTGCTAACAATCAGTAAAAATAATAAACAATTGGCAAAAGCAGGATTAGCCTTTATGTTTACTCAACATGGTTCGCCGTGCATTTTTTATGGAACTGAGATTGGGATAGATGGATCTAATGATCCTGACTGCCGTAAATGTATGATTTGGGATGAAGAAAAACAAGATAGCGATATGCTTGCTTTTACAAAAAAATTGATCACCTTCAGAAAAAATAATCAAGCGTTATTGAGCCATGGAGAGATGGAATGGTTTGATGTTCGAGATGACGAACAAGTTATCGGATTTAAAATAAAATTTAATAATGAAGAACTCATCTGTTATTTCAATCAAGGAGAAAAAGATTTAGAATTAAGTTTAGAACAAAAACCAGAAATTTTGCTTTCTAATTCAGTTTTTTCAGACAATAAAGCACTGTCTGTTAAACAACATGGGTTTGTTATTTATCAAGCATAAATAGGAAATAGAATGGTTCTGCATCAAATGTTGTGGATGCTTCAAAAATTTTTTTCTGGAATGTACGGGTTTGCTTGTGGAGCCAAGGAAGCGCCTGAAGCCTAAGAGGAAGTTGTCATGGTTGTTGCTGCTTTAGCAGCTTACAAACATGATACACTTGGGCGTTCTTTGCCCATATTGCTTCATTTTGAGCTACAAGTAACCCTATTCCTCCATCAATTTTGGATAAGTAATGCCATTTGATTAAATCTATCAACATTAAAAATTATAGATCCAATAGAACTGGGATTTTTATCCAGTTCTATTTTTTTGTATCATTGAAAGCTAATCCTAGAATGTGCCCAAGAAGTAGCTTAAGTGATTAGCGAGTATGATTTCCTTAGGTAGATGCTAATCTAGTTTTTTTTCCTACTTCAACTGAGTGGTAGCGATTGCAAAAAAATAACAAATGTTAGATAATGAAATTAGATAACAGGAGGGGGAAAATATAGTGGGGAATAAAAAGTGGCGAAAACTAGTTTTAGGTTTGGTATCGGTCAGTACCGTATTAGTAGCAGCTTGTGGAAACGGAGAGGAGGCAACAGAAACA
Proteins encoded:
- a CDS encoding glycoside hydrolase family 13 protein codes for the protein MEVAAIYHRPDSEYAYLYETNQFHVRLRTKKGDAKKVSLISGDPYAHGSQKWYKEDKPMKLAASTDIHDYWLVETTEKTKRIAYCFHVEGTDDSEVLYGDRGVFPFTDNYLEDANTFFRMPYLHEIDRVKTPEWVKKTVWYQIFPERFANGDKTNDPAGTLAWGSKEHPGRDDFYGGDLQGVLDHLDYLVDLGINGIYFCPLFKAKSNHKYDTIDYSTIDPDFGDKELFKTVVQEAHKRGIRVMLDAVFNHLGMDSMQWQDVLEHQEKSRYKDWFHINQFPVQSLADLSIEELENVSELNYDTFAFTGHMPKLKTSNPEVQEFLLGITAYWIKEFDIDAWRLDVANEVDHHFWKKFYQTSVALKEDFYILGEIWHSSQSWLQGDEFHAVMNYAYTETIQNFFMKETISANKMVAGLNEQLMLYRKQTNEVMFNMLDSHDTARLLTISKNNKQLAKAGLAFMFTQHGSPCIFYGTEIGIDGSNDPDCRKCMIWDEEKQDSDMLAFTKKLITFRKNNQALLSHGEMEWFDVRDDEQVIGFKIKFNNEELICYFNQGEKDLELSLEQKPEILLSNSVFSDNKALSVKQHGFVIYQA